TAATGTCAGCACATCTACATTTGTTTTTAATGCTTTTATTCGTTCTTTATGTTTTACACCAAATCTTTGCTCTTCATCAACAACCAACAGTCCTAAATCTTTATATTCTACATCTTTACTTAACAGTTTATGCGTACCTACAACAATATCTACAAAGCCTGATTTAATGCCTTCTTTAGTTTCTTTTACTTGTTTTGGCGTTCTAAATCGACTCATCATTTGTATTTCTACAGGATATTCTTGCATACGTTCTCTAAATGTTTCAAAGTGTTGCTGTGCAAGGATTGTGGTCGGCACTAGTATGGCAACTTGCTTGCCTTCTAAGACAGCTTTAAATGCAGCTCTAATAGCTACTTCAGTCTTACCGTAACCTACATCACCACATAGCAGTCTATCCATCGGTCTTCTTTTTTCCATATCTGCTTTGATTTCTTCTAAAGAAGTCACTTGGTCAGGTGTAGGTTCATAAGGAAAGTCCATTTCAAATGTCATTTGTTCTTCGTTATCAGGACCATATTGATATCCTTCAACTTGCTCGCGCTCTTGATATAGCTTTAACAATTCATCTGCAATATCTTCAACATTTTTTTGTACTTTCGCTTTAGTTTTCTTCCACTCAGTACCACCAAGTTTATTAACTTTTGGTACTTTATCATCTGAACCAACAAATTTTTGAACATCATTCATTTGGTCAACAGGCACAAATAATTGATCCGTACCTTTATACTGAATTTTAATATAATCTTTGTGTATACCAGAAACTTCTAAAGTTTCAACACCTAAGTATTTACCGACACCGTGATGAACATGTACAACGTAATCTCCAACATTAAGCTCTTGGTATGATTTTATTTTTTCTGCATTAGATAATTTTTGTCTTCTTTTAGATTGTTTACGTTCACGCGCTTTGAATAATTCTTTTTCCGTGACAACAACCAATTTCATATAAGGCAGTTCGAATCCTTCTGATAAAGCACCGTCCGTTACAACAGCTTGACCTCTTTCACCAACTTGTTCTACCCTATCGATTACTGTTGGTATCTTCATATCAGTTAACATACCTTGAATTTTAGACTTTCTCGTTTCAGATTCAGCCAATAGAACAACTGTAAATCCTTGTTTCATAAATCGGTCAAATTCCGATTGCATAATGTCATACTGTCCGTAAAACCTTTGAACTGGTTTACATGAAAACTTAACCATCTCTTCGATTTCAACTGGCATACTTGCTGTAAATAAAGTAAAATAAGCAACTTTATGCTGATTCAATAAATCAGTAAAAGCATTCTCAGCAATGAAGCGCTGTCCTATAAAACCTTGACCCGATTCAACAAGAGATTGTGTAAACTCTTCAATTTCAACATCTAAAGCATTCTCTGTTTCCTTGATTCGATTATATTCATCTACAACAATCAGTGCATCTTCAGCTAAATAATCTGTAAAAGTTGTAACCTCATCATACATAAACGCTATAACACGTCTCAAAATTTGATGATCTTTCAATTCATCGCTTTGCATCAAGATATTTTGATATGTATCTTTTAAGTCTGCACGCATTTCAGTCGGTAATTTTTGTCGAGTTTTTTCATATGAATCTTCCATACGTTCTGATAGTTGATTGATTTGTTCACTTGTGAAAATATAATCACTTGCAGTTGTAATTTCAACTTGTTCAACATTCCCTAAAGAACGTTGTGTTTCGACATCAAACAACCTCATACCATCAACTTCCGTATCAAATAACTCGATACGAACTGGGTCAGCTGTTACTGGATAAATGTCAATTAAGCCACCACGAATAGAAAATTCACCAATTGTCGAAACTAATGATTGTCTCTTATAGCCCATATCAACTAGTTGTTTAGCCCACTCATCTAAATCAATGTCGTCACCAATTTTAATAGATTTGTAGTGTTCATTCCAAATATTTTTTGGCGTTAATTGCTTTTTCAAGCCATTAATAGGCACGATAAATAGACCCTTCTTGCCTTGTGCAAGATGGGTTAATGTTCTAATTCTTTCACTCATTAAATCTGGACTTTGTGTTGAAAATGCTTCTATCATAATATCTTGCACAGGGAACTTAAATACTTCTTCCGAAGGTAGTAATTGCAGGATGTCTGCTTCTAATTTATCCGCCTGATACAAGTTGTTTGTCACAATAACTAATTGCTTATCATTTTTAAGGTATTGTTCTAAAATAAGCAATGCTTTACTCGATTGATTCAATCCAGTAATCAGTATGTTTTTGTCACCAAAAATATGTTCTAAATCTTGAAATCGTTCATCTGCTTGTATGATTTCATGAATAACATGCTTCATTTTATCTCACCATTATACTGGTTCATTACATTCTGAAAAGTTTCCCCTTTAATTAAAGCTTCACAAGCATCAGCTGCGCGCTCGATCACTTTTTCCATTGTGATCATTTCATCGTCAGAGAACTTTTGAAGCACATAACTAGGTACACTCATACCATTTGTTGGACGATCAATTCCGATTCTTATTCTATCGAATTGATCTGTTCCTAAATGTTGAATTAATGACTTAATACCATTATGGCCACCAGCACTTCCTTTCTGACGTAACCTCAAACGTCCTTGAGATTGGTCCATATCATCGTAAAGTACCACTAAGTCTTCGATGTCTACGTTGTAATAATCCATAAGTGGTCTTACAGCTTCTCCTGATAAATTCATAAAAGTCATGGGTTCAATTAACATGACTTTTTCTCCATTTATTAATCCTATTGTATATGCACCTTTAAATTTTTGTTTATCTATTTGTAATTGATGGCGTTTAAGAAGCTCATCTACTACTTCAAATCCAATGTTATGACGTGTACGGTCATATTTTTTTCCGATATTTCCAAGTCCAACAATACATTTCATGTTGTAACCTCCATATTAATACTAAGTATATATTATAGCATTTTTATAATTATTTTCATCTAACTATACTCAAATAAAAAAACCCAACACATAAGTGTTGGGTTTTAGTTGTTTAGAAGATTACTTTCTTATTCAGCGTCTTCTGCTGATACTGCGTTAGCTTCTTCAGCTGCAGTTTCTTCAGCATCTTCAGCAGGCTCATCTGTTGGAGGAACTACTGTTACAACTGCATCTTCTTTATCGTTTTCGATAGAGTATTTATCAGTTGCATCTAAGTCACCTACTAAGTAACTATCGCCAATTCCTAATTCTGTAATATCAACTTCGATATTTTCAGGAATTGCATCTGGAGTAGTTGTAACTTGTAAGTCGAATAATGGTTGTTGAACTACGCCACCTTCAGAAGCACCAACTGCTTCACCTACTAATACTACAGGTACATCAACAGTTAATTCTTCTTTCATGTTAATTGCTAAGAAATCAACATGTGTGATTTGGTTTTTAAGAGAATCAAATTGATAATCTGAAACCATAACTTTGATCGTTTTAGAACCAACGCCTAATTCGATAACACCGTTACGTCCAACTTCACGAATTGTTTTGATGAATTCAATTTCATCAACTTTTACAGATGTATTTTTAGCACCGTAACCGTATACTACTGCTGGAATAATACCTGAAGTTCTTAATTTACGTAAACTAGAACGAGTTTGTTTACCTTGACGGATAACTGACTTTAATGAAGCCATTATCTTTTCCACCTTTCATATATGCGCAATATGCGCTCCTACACTCACCCATCAACAATAAATGTTGCTTGTAAGTGGTTATTTAGTCCATTAAAATGAACCGTTTGTTATTATACACGATTATTAAAAATTAATCAAATAGCACACTAACAGATTCTTGTTCATACACACGAACAATCGCTTGCGCTAATAATTCTGCTACTGATAATTCTTTAACATTAGATGGTTTTCTATCTTCTGGTAATTGTATAGAGTTTGTAACTACTAATTCTTTAATTTGAGAATTTTCAATACGTTCTTTTGCCGGCCCTGATAATACAGGATGCGTACAACAAGCATATACTTCTTTTGCACCTTTTTTAATAAGTGCATCAGCCGCTAATGTAATCGTTCCAGCTGTATCAATAATATCATCGATAATGATAGCAGTCTTACCATCAATATCTCCGACGATATTCATCACTTCTGCGACATTAGGTTTTGGACGACGTTTGTCAATAATTGCTATAGGTGTTTTTAGACGGTCTGCCATTTTACGAGCTCTTGTTACCCCACCATGATCAGGTGATACAACTACTGTCGTTTCAGGGTCTAAACCTTTTTCAAAGAAGTAGTTAGATAAGATTGGTACGCCCATTAAATGATCAATCGGTATATCAAAGAATCCTTGAATTTGAGGAGCATGTAAATCAAGTGCAATCATTCTGCTAGCACCCGCTTTTTCAATAATGTTTGCCACAAGTTTCGCTGTGATTGGTTCACGGCTTCTTGCTTTGCGGTCTTGTCTAGCATAGCCATAATAAGGCATTACGATATTAATGTTTGCAGCTGATGCGCGTTTACAAGCATCAATCATAATTAATAATTCCATCAAGTGTTCATTTACTGGATTTGATGTTGGTTGAATTATAAATACATCACAACCACGGATACTTTCTTCAATATTGATTTGAACCTCACCATCAGCAAACCTTTTAACAGTAGATTTTCCTAGTGGAATTCCTACTAAATTTGCAACCTCTTGTGCTAAAGGCTGATTACCTTCAAGTGAAAATATTTTTAATGAAGAGTTCTTATATTCAGTATTCAACATTTCTGTACCTCCGATATCATTTTGACTCATGTTTTGACGGCTCCTTTTATTTCGTTTTATAGTATCCTTCTTTTGTAGTTTGTCTAGCACGACCTAGTGCCAAACTTTCATCAGGTACATCATCTGTAATTGTTGAACCTGCTGCTATGAATGCTCCATCTCCAACTTCTACTGGTGCAACTAGATTTGAATTACATCCAATAAACGCATCATCTCCTATAATCGTACGGAATTTATTAACCCCGTCATAATTAACAGTTATTGAACCACAGCCAATATTTGTTCTTGCACCTACTTCTGCATCACCAATATAGCTTAAGTGAGAAACTTTGGCGCCGTCTTTCAAGACTGCTTTCTTAGTCTCTACGAAGTTACCAATTTTCGTCTCTTTACCTAGCTCGGAACCTGGTCTTAATTGTGCAAAAGGTCCAACTGTAGAAAATTCACCTACAACCGAATCTGTTATAACAGATTGTTTAATTGTAGCATCATCTTTAATTGTACTATTTTTGATGTCAGAATTCATTCCTATCGTAACATTTTTTCCTATAATTGTTTTACCATTAATGCTTGTACCTGGTTCAATAACAGTGTCCTCACCAATTACAACATGTTTACCAATATAAGTCGTAGCCGGATCAACAATTGTCACACCATTTATCATATGTTGTAAATTTATTCTTTCTTTCATCTTTTGTTCAGCTTTTGCTAATTGTACTCTGTCGTTCACACCCATAATACCATCTACATCATCTGTAATATAAGCTGATACTTTTTCATCTTCTTCTTTTAAAATGCGAATAACATCTGGTAAATAATACTCACCTTGTGCATTATCATTATTTACTTTTTCTAAAGTTTCAAATAATTTTTGATTATCGAATGCAAAAATTCCAGAACTAATTTCATTTACTTCAGCTTGTTCTGCAGTAGCATCTTTTTGTTCAACAATGCCTGAAACCTGACCATCATTACCACGAATAATTCTGCCATAACCGAATGGATCGTTTACCTTTGCAGATAGTACAGTAGCGACAGTATTTTCAGATTCATGAAATGTTAAAAGTGCATGAATTGTTTCATCACTGATTAATGGTGTGTCACCACACACTACAATTGTCGTTCCTTTTTTATTTCCTAATATATCTTTAGCAGTCTTAACTGCATGAGCCGTTCCTAATTGTTCTTCTTGATGTACAAACTGAGATGCATGACCGATTGTTTCTTTAACTTTTTCTGCTCCATGTCCAACAACTGTAACAACCGTTTCTACACCAGCGTTTTTGACACTATCAATAACATGTTGAACCATAGCTTCACCAGCCACTGGATGTAAAACTTTGTAAAGTTTAGATTTCATTCTTGTCCCTTTACCAGCAGCTAATACGACTGCATATTTTTGCATTGCAAATACCTCCATTTATACACACTTTAGTCTATTATAATTTAATCTACATATGACTATCAAGGAAGAGTTATTTTTATATGAATTAATTTGGTGTAAATAACACTTCTTATTACAATATTATAGAAAATCACATAAAAAAACTGTCGCAAAGTTTCAAGGCTTTGTCGACAGTTAAATAAAATCCAACGAAATTGTATCGTTTTGATTGGTTATACTTCTTTTTCGTTTTCGTTTTTATCTTCATTTTCATTTTCATTTTCTTCATTCTCTGATTTAGACGCTTCTTGAGCAGATTTAGGAATGATTACTTCATCAGTTTCATCATAAACTTTCATAACCGCTTCTTGTATTTCTTGTCTCATTTCAGAGTTAATAGGATGCGCAATATCTCTAAACTCCCCATCAGGCGTACGTTTACTTGGCATAGCAACAAATAGCCCTGAATTTCCCTCAATCACTCTTAAATCGTGAATGACAAAGGCATCGTCTAATGTAATTGAAACTAATGCCTTCATTCTTCCATCTGTTTGAATTTTTCTTAATCTCACATCTGTTACCTTCATGATTTGTGTGCCCCCTGTTTCGTCTATTTAAAGCAGCATCATATTAATTGAAGTTAGTTATTTTATTTTAGCGATCATTTCAATCTCAACTTTTACATCTTTAGGTAAACGTGCTACTTCCACACAACTTCTAGCAGGCAAATGCTCATCAAAATATTCTCCGTATACTGAGTTGATGTCTTGGAAATCATTCATATCTTTTATAAAGATTAATGATTTAACGACACTATCTAACGTCGCGCCACTCTCTTCAAGTACTGTTTTTAAATTCTCAAGTACTTGTTTAGTTTGTGCTTTAACATCATCTGATACGATTTCACCTTGCTGATTTAATGGTATTTGACCTGAAGTAAATACTAAATTATCTACTACTACTGCATGGCAATATGGTCCTAATGCTTCTGGAGCGTTTGCTGAGTTAATACTTTTCATGTTGAATACCTCTCCTTTTAATTAAATCTTTTTAAACAGTTGCCTTCTTCTACTGAAAATTGTTGATTGTATTCGTCTACGTCAGATAATCTCACTAAAGATGTATAATCTTCAATCAATCGATGTTTAACTTCTTTTGATTCTACAAGTACTGATACCCCTTTTACTGTAGCTTTAAACTCATTCATCAAATTGATTACGCCATTTATAGAGCCGCCTGCTCTCATGAAGTCATCGACGATTAATACATTCGAATATTCATCTAATGTTCTTTTAGATAAAACCATTGTTTCAATTTTCCTCGATGAACCTGAAACATAGTTAATTGACACTGTTGACCCTTCAGTCACTTTATTATCTTTTCTTATGACAACAACTGGCAAATTAAGCACTTTTGCGACTGCGTTAGCTAAAGAAATCCCTTTAGTCGCTATTGTAACTACCGCATCAAGTTCTTCATCCATGTACATTGTAGCTATCAATTCTCCAACTTGATTCAACAGCTTAGGATTACCTACTAAATCTGACATGAATAAATAGCCGCCTGGCAATAGCCTTTCTTTCTCTTTTAGCAACTCACACAATCTTGCTATCAGTTCACGCGCTTCTTCAACGTACATTTTAGGGCGATAAGTAACACCGCCACTTGCTCCTGCAGTTGTTTCGATAATGCCAAGTCTTTCAGCATTAAACGTTTCTTTGATAATTTGTATGTCTTCACTAATAGATGACTTAGCCTGACCAAAATGATTAACAAAATAAGTCAACGGCACTAATTCATTCGGATGTTTCAATAAATATTGTGTCATATAAACGATTCGTTCACTTCGTTTAAAACGCATTTATAAAACTCCAATCTCTACTACGTATTTTAAGCATAATTATACTATAACTGTAAGCGTTCTACAAAATCACCCAAGTAGACGTGCAATATACACATCATGACAACAACCCATTAAAGCGTTGTATACTTGCTTAGCTTGTCTTTCCTTTTGTACAAACCCATATATAGTTGGTCCGCTTCCACTCATCAGTGCAGCATCAACTCCACTGTTTTTCATTGTATTCTTTAATTTCTCTACTTCGGGATACAACTTCATTGTGATTTTTTCAAGGCTATTGCCAAGAGATTGGCACAGCAATTCATAGTTATTATTTTCTATCGCATCTAGGCAGTCTTGCGTACGCACTTCAACTTTCTCATTCAAATCTAATGCACCATATATTTCTGGTGTTGAAACACCGATATCTGGTTTAGCAATCACAACCCATGCTGAAGGCGGTTTCGGAAGATGAGTGATTTGCTCACCTCTTCCTTGGCACAATGCAGTCTTACCATAAATACAAAAAGCTATGTCCGATCCAATTTCTGCTGCCAATTCACTTAGAACTTCTAGTGACTCATTAATCTCCCAGAGCTCATTTAGGCCTCTGAATGTTGCAGCTGCATCGCTTGAACCACCTGCTAATCCAGCAGAAATGGGTATACTTTTTTCTAATGAAATCTTTACGCCCTTTTTAATATTGTATTTATCTTGCATCAATTTCGCTGCTTTATATGCTAAATTTCTATGATCGCTTGGAACGAAATTATGTTCAACATCAATTATGATTTCACCGTCATCTCTACTTTCGAAAGTTAATCGGTCGTTTAAATCGACAGTCGTCATGATCATCTCTACTTCATGATAACCATCATCACGTTTGTACAATGTATCTAGCGTTAAATTAATTTTTGCTGGTGCAGTCTCATAAATCATATACTTGCCCTCTCTAAAACTTATTATTATGATTTTACCATAAATAAAAGTTAGAAAGTATTAGCTTTAAGCTATTTTTTGCATAATAAAAAACCCTACGCCATATCACAGTCATATCGCGTAGAGTTTTTTATTACATACCTTTAAATTATTGAACTATAAATTCTTCTTTAAGTTCGTTCATAAAAGTTACTTGGACATTCTCAGTTAATACATCAGTGTATGTATAAGATACACGCTCAAAATTATGTTTCTCTTGATCTAATTCGACCACGAAAACTGATGGATACGTTTCCTTAAGCACACCACTTCGCTCAATTAACTTCTTACGTCCTCCATTAGCTTTAAGTACAATACGATTTCCTAATTGACAATCCAATATTTTTTTGATGTCTACTAAAGTCTTCGGCATATTGCCCTCACCTCGCTATAAATAAAATTATACTACGAAAGCAAGGTTTTGTCAAATAATCTTAAATTTTATCAATTAGGGAAAGTATTGTCAATATATTTACACAGATAAATTAGGGTATTTTTTCAAATTGTTGCAAAGATGTGCATATTCTTGTATTGTTAACGTTTCTCCGCGTCGCTTAGGGTCTATGTTTGAATCGTTTAACCACTCAACAATTTCTTCTTTATGCGCCTTGCCTTCTTTGATTGTACTAATATAATTGTTCAAAATTGTTTTTCTTCGTTGTGCAAATCCACCTTTTGAAAGCGTGAATAACAATTTTTCATCTTCCACCTCAACGATAGGTTCCTTGCGTGTAGTCAATTTGATTACAATTGAATCGACATTAGGTGGTGGCATGAAGACCGTCTTAGGGACCACTAAAACGCGCTCTGTTTCAGTGTAATACTGACAAGCAATAGATAGCGATCCATAACTTTTACTACCTACTTGGGCATTTAAACGTTCTCCCACTTCTTTTTGCATCATCACAACGTAACCATCGATTGGTAAATGATTTTCTAGTAAATTCATGAGTATAGGCGTAGTAATATAATAAGGTAAGTTTGCTACCAACATGATTTTATCGCAATCTTGTAAATGCTTGTCTATTTCTTCCTTAACGTTCGCTTTAAGTATATCTTCATTTACGATTGTTACGTTATTATATGGACTTAATGTATCTTCCAAAACAGGTATCAGTCTTTGGTCGATTTCAAAAGCCAATACTTTTTTTGCAGATCTCGCTAATTGTTCTGTAAGAGACCCCATACCAGGACCTACTTCGATTACACCTGTATTTTCATCAATATCACTAGCTGAAATGATTTTTTGTATGATATTCGTATCAATTAGAAAATTCTGACCTAAGCTCTTTTTGAATTTAAAGCCATATTGGTCGAGCAATGCCTTTGTACGTTTAGGTGTTGCTATATCTTTATCGTTCATGATGTCCCTCCTTTTTTATATCCAAGCGCTTCTTTTACATCTTTTTCAGTATAACCGAAGGCATTTAATTTGTTTAGCAATTGTTTACCATTTGAATGGCCAATATTTAATTTGCTACACAGTATTTCTCTTTTTCTTCGGGAATCAGGACCTATTATTAACCCTAAATCAATTAAGACTGCTTTATCAATCGTTTCAATGTTTGCTTCCAATGGAGAGCTGACATTCATAAGCGCATTTTTAACTGTGTCTACAGATGCATGTTCAACACCAATTTTCCCTCTTTTGTTTTTAGCTTTTTCCCGTGGAATAAATGCGTGTTTAACACTTGGGATATATTGCTTAATCGTATTTCTAATTTTATCACCCGGGAAGTCAGGATCCGTTAATACAATGACACCACGTTTTTCATGAGCTTGTTTTATTACTTCAAGTGTTTCTTTCGATATTGCCGATCCATTCGTTTCAATCGTATCGCAATCTACAGCACGTTTAACATTAACTGTATCATCACGACCTTCTACCACAACAAATTCATTTATCTTCATGATATCTTCCTTCTTTTAAAGATGCCCCAAAACCACAGTTTTGGGGCATCTAATTTTATAATTTAAATAGTCTTTCTGCATTTTGTGTAGTTGCTTCACACACTTCTTCATATGAGATGCCTCTTAATTCGGCAATTTGTTCAGCAACAAGTTTAACACGCGCAGGCTCATTTCTTTTTCCTCTATAAGGATGCGGTGATAAATATGGTGCATCCGTTTCAACTAGCAATCTATCTAAAGGTACGTGTTGTGCTACTTCTTTAGGTTGTTTAGCATTTTTAAAAGTAACTGGTCCTCCTAATGAAATATAAAAATTCATTTTTAGTATTTCATCAGCTATTTCATTCGAACCACTGAAACTATGCATGATACCGCCTATTTCACTTGCATTTTCTTCTTTCAAAATATCCACACAATCTTGTGTAGCTTCTCTATTATGAATAATGATCGGCAGTTGAACTCGTTTAGCTAACGCTATTTGCTTCCTAAACACTTCTTTTTGGACATCTT
This portion of the Mammaliicoccus vitulinus genome encodes:
- a CDS encoding TatD family hydrolase, which gives rise to MLIDTHVHLNADQYDEDLQEVIDRALEEGIDRMFVVGFDTKTIERTMKLIDEYEFIYGIIGWHPVDAIDCTEERLEWIEKLSKHPKIIGIGEMGLDYHWDKSPKDVQKEVFRKQIALAKRVQLPIIIHNREATQDCVDILKEENASEIGGIMHSFSGSNEIADEILKMNFYISLGGPVTFKNAKQPKEVAQHVPLDRLLVETDAPYLSPHPYRGKRNEPARVKLVAEQIAELRGISYEEVCEATTQNAERLFKL